The window CCCAACGGCATTGGCGCGCCGCAAGGCTTCACTCGGCTTCACCCCCGCCAGAAGTCCCGCCAACAGTGTCGCCAGGAAGGAATCCCCGGCACCGACTGCATCGGCCACTTGAACTCGGAAACCGGGGTCGAACAGCCAGGAGCCCTGGTGCAGAAGACAGGCACCGTCTGCTCCGCACGTCACACAGACCGACTCGATACCGAATCGCTCCGCCAGATTGCGCGCCTGGTCCTCTTTGCTGCCCGAGAATCCAAAGTGCTTCCCCAGTAGCGCCTGTTCGTGGTCGTTCATCTTCACGACCTTTGAGCATGGAAGGCAGTCCGCTACGACATGCAAATCGTCAAAGGGCGGACGAAGATTGATATCGAAGACTGTGTAATCCGCCTTCCGAATCAACGTCTGAATCGTTGCTCGCGAAACTTCCGATCGTTGCGCCAAGGAGCCAAAAACGAGCGCGCGCGCTTGTGCCGCAGCGCTCTGCAATTCATGTGTGACCTCGATTGCATCCCAGGCAGAAGGCTGAACGACGTCGAATGTGGGACTCCCGCCTGAATCCAGATCCACAATCACGAATCCCGTGGGAAGG of the bacterium genome contains:
- a CDS encoding carbohydrate kinase, which encodes MSGEILCLGEVLWDALPSGLFLGGAPYNVASHLREAGQQVRFASRVGDDELGREVLRRLTRSGLVTDLVQVDKHLPTGFVIVDLDSGGSPTFDVVQPSAWDAIEVTHELQSAAAQARALVFGSLAQRSEVSRATIQTLIRKADYTVFDINLRPPFDDLHVVADCLPCSKVVKMNDHEQALLGKHFGFSGSKEDQARNLAERFGIESVCVTCGADGACLLHQGSWLFDPGFRVQVADAVGAGDSFLATLLAGLLAGVKPSEALRRANAVGAFVASQNGATPPHDREAIGDLMAVRKEPIGK